A single genomic interval of Calypte anna isolate BGI_N300 chromosome 3, bCalAnn1_v1.p, whole genome shotgun sequence harbors:
- the FAM49A gene encoding protein FAM49A isoform X1: MRFAGMGNLLKVLTREIENYPHFFLDFENAQPTDGEREVWNQISAVLQDSESMLADLQAYKGAGQEIRDAIQNPNDIQLQEKAWNSVCPLVVRLKRFYEFSLRLEKALQSLLESLTCPPYTPTQHLEREQALAKEFAEILHFTLRFDELKMRNPAIQNDFSYYRRTISRNRINNMHLDIENEVNNEMANRMSLFYAEATPMLKTLSNATTHFVSENKTLPIENTTDCLSTMASVCKVMLETPEYRSRFTSEETLMFCMRVMVGVIILYDHVHPVGAFSKTSKIDMKGCIKVLKEQPPDTVEGLLNALRFTTKHLNDESTSKQIRAMLQ, encoded by the exons ATGAG GTTTGCTGGGATGGGTAATCTTCTTAAGGTCCTTACCAGGGAAATTGAAAACTATCCacattttttcctggattttgaAA atGCACAGCCCACAGATGGAGAAAGAGAGGTATGGAATCAGATCAGTGCAGTTTTACAGGACTCAGAAAGTATGCTTGCAGACCTTCAGGCTTACAAAGGAGCTGGACAAGAAATTAGAGAT gcaATACAAAACCCCAATGATATCCAGTTGCAAGAAAAAGCTTGGAATTCAGTATGTCCACTGGTTGTAAGGCTGAAACGCTTTTACGAGTTTTCACTCAGATTAG AGAAAGCCCTGCAGAGCTTGTTGGAGTCCTTGACCTGCCCACCTTACACTCCAACTCAGCACCTGGAACGGGAACAGGCTCTAGCCAAAGAGTTTGCAGAAATCTTACATTTTACTCTTCGTTTTGATGAACTTAAG ATGAGAAACCCAGCAATTCAGAATGACTTCAGTTATTATAGGAGGACAATAAGTCGCAACAGAATAAACAACATGCAT CTAGACATTGAGAATGAAGTAAACAATGAAATGGCCAATAGGATGTCCCTGTTTTATGCAGAAGCCACACCAATGCTGAAGACACTCAGTAATGCAACCACGCATTTTGTGTCAGAA AACAAAACATTGCCAATTGAAAATACAACGGACTGTCTAAGTACTATGGCTAGTGTATGTAAAGTCATGTTGGAAACACC agagTACAGGAGTAGATTCACCAGTGAAGAGACCCTTATGTTCTGCATGCGAGTAATGGTGGGAGTTATTATTCTGTATGATCACGTTCATCCTGTGGGAGCTTTCTCAAAGACATCAAAGATAGAT ATGAAGGGATGCATAAAAGTTCTAAAGGAACAACCACCTGACACTGTGGAAGGACTTCTGAATGCTCTCAG GTTCACTACAAAACACCTGAATGATGAATCTACTTCAAAACAAATTCGAGCTATGCTGCAGTAG
- the FAM49A gene encoding protein FAM49A isoform X2 codes for MGNLLKVLTREIENYPHFFLDFENAQPTDGEREVWNQISAVLQDSESMLADLQAYKGAGQEIRDAIQNPNDIQLQEKAWNSVCPLVVRLKRFYEFSLRLEKALQSLLESLTCPPYTPTQHLEREQALAKEFAEILHFTLRFDELKMRNPAIQNDFSYYRRTISRNRINNMHLDIENEVNNEMANRMSLFYAEATPMLKTLSNATTHFVSENKTLPIENTTDCLSTMASVCKVMLETPEYRSRFTSEETLMFCMRVMVGVIILYDHVHPVGAFSKTSKIDMKGCIKVLKEQPPDTVEGLLNALRFTTKHLNDESTSKQIRAMLQ; via the exons ATGGGTAATCTTCTTAAGGTCCTTACCAGGGAAATTGAAAACTATCCacattttttcctggattttgaAA atGCACAGCCCACAGATGGAGAAAGAGAGGTATGGAATCAGATCAGTGCAGTTTTACAGGACTCAGAAAGTATGCTTGCAGACCTTCAGGCTTACAAAGGAGCTGGACAAGAAATTAGAGAT gcaATACAAAACCCCAATGATATCCAGTTGCAAGAAAAAGCTTGGAATTCAGTATGTCCACTGGTTGTAAGGCTGAAACGCTTTTACGAGTTTTCACTCAGATTAG AGAAAGCCCTGCAGAGCTTGTTGGAGTCCTTGACCTGCCCACCTTACACTCCAACTCAGCACCTGGAACGGGAACAGGCTCTAGCCAAAGAGTTTGCAGAAATCTTACATTTTACTCTTCGTTTTGATGAACTTAAG ATGAGAAACCCAGCAATTCAGAATGACTTCAGTTATTATAGGAGGACAATAAGTCGCAACAGAATAAACAACATGCAT CTAGACATTGAGAATGAAGTAAACAATGAAATGGCCAATAGGATGTCCCTGTTTTATGCAGAAGCCACACCAATGCTGAAGACACTCAGTAATGCAACCACGCATTTTGTGTCAGAA AACAAAACATTGCCAATTGAAAATACAACGGACTGTCTAAGTACTATGGCTAGTGTATGTAAAGTCATGTTGGAAACACC agagTACAGGAGTAGATTCACCAGTGAAGAGACCCTTATGTTCTGCATGCGAGTAATGGTGGGAGTTATTATTCTGTATGATCACGTTCATCCTGTGGGAGCTTTCTCAAAGACATCAAAGATAGAT ATGAAGGGATGCATAAAAGTTCTAAAGGAACAACCACCTGACACTGTGGAAGGACTTCTGAATGCTCTCAG GTTCACTACAAAACACCTGAATGATGAATCTACTTCAAAACAAATTCGAGCTATGCTGCAGTAG
- the FAM49A gene encoding protein FAM49A isoform X5, with protein MGNLLKVLTCTELDQGPNFFLDFENAQPTDGEREVWNQISAVLQDSESMLADLQAYKGAGQEIRDAIQNPNDIQLQEKAWNSVCPLVVRLKRFYEFSLRLEKALQSLLESLTCPPYTPTQHLEREQALAKEFAEILHFTLRFDELKMRNPAIQNDFSYYRRTISRNRINNMHLDIENEVNNEMANRMSLFYAEATPMLKTLSNATTHFVSENKTLPIENTTDCLSTMASVCKVMLETPEYRSRFTSEETLMFCMRVMVGVIILYDHVHPVGAFSKTSKIDMKGCIKVLKEQPPDTVEGLLNALRFTTKHLNDESTSKQIRAMLQ; from the exons ATGGGAAATCTTTTAAAAGTTCTCACTTGCACAGAGCTTGATCAAGGGCCAAATTTTTTCCTTGACTTTGAAA atGCACAGCCCACAGATGGAGAAAGAGAGGTATGGAATCAGATCAGTGCAGTTTTACAGGACTCAGAAAGTATGCTTGCAGACCTTCAGGCTTACAAAGGAGCTGGACAAGAAATTAGAGAT gcaATACAAAACCCCAATGATATCCAGTTGCAAGAAAAAGCTTGGAATTCAGTATGTCCACTGGTTGTAAGGCTGAAACGCTTTTACGAGTTTTCACTCAGATTAG AGAAAGCCCTGCAGAGCTTGTTGGAGTCCTTGACCTGCCCACCTTACACTCCAACTCAGCACCTGGAACGGGAACAGGCTCTAGCCAAAGAGTTTGCAGAAATCTTACATTTTACTCTTCGTTTTGATGAACTTAAG ATGAGAAACCCAGCAATTCAGAATGACTTCAGTTATTATAGGAGGACAATAAGTCGCAACAGAATAAACAACATGCAT CTAGACATTGAGAATGAAGTAAACAATGAAATGGCCAATAGGATGTCCCTGTTTTATGCAGAAGCCACACCAATGCTGAAGACACTCAGTAATGCAACCACGCATTTTGTGTCAGAA AACAAAACATTGCCAATTGAAAATACAACGGACTGTCTAAGTACTATGGCTAGTGTATGTAAAGTCATGTTGGAAACACC agagTACAGGAGTAGATTCACCAGTGAAGAGACCCTTATGTTCTGCATGCGAGTAATGGTGGGAGTTATTATTCTGTATGATCACGTTCATCCTGTGGGAGCTTTCTCAAAGACATCAAAGATAGAT ATGAAGGGATGCATAAAAGTTCTAAAGGAACAACCACCTGACACTGTGGAAGGACTTCTGAATGCTCTCAG GTTCACTACAAAACACCTGAATGATGAATCTACTTCAAAACAAATTCGAGCTATGCTGCAGTAG
- the FAM49A gene encoding protein FAM49A isoform X4: MGNLLKVLTREIENYPHFFLDFENAQPTDGEREAIQNPNDIQLQEKAWNSVCPLVVRLKRFYEFSLRLEKALQSLLESLTCPPYTPTQHLEREQALAKEFAEILHFTLRFDELKMRNPAIQNDFSYYRRTISRNRINNMHLDIENEVNNEMANRMSLFYAEATPMLKTLSNATTHFVSENKTLPIENTTDCLSTMASVCKVMLETPEYRSRFTSEETLMFCMRVMVGVIILYDHVHPVGAFSKTSKIDMKGCIKVLKEQPPDTVEGLLNALRFTTKHLNDESTSKQIRAMLQ; the protein is encoded by the exons ATGGGTAATCTTCTTAAGGTCCTTACCAGGGAAATTGAAAACTATCCacattttttcctggattttgaAA atGCACAGCCCACAGATGGAGAAAGAGAG gcaATACAAAACCCCAATGATATCCAGTTGCAAGAAAAAGCTTGGAATTCAGTATGTCCACTGGTTGTAAGGCTGAAACGCTTTTACGAGTTTTCACTCAGATTAG AGAAAGCCCTGCAGAGCTTGTTGGAGTCCTTGACCTGCCCACCTTACACTCCAACTCAGCACCTGGAACGGGAACAGGCTCTAGCCAAAGAGTTTGCAGAAATCTTACATTTTACTCTTCGTTTTGATGAACTTAAG ATGAGAAACCCAGCAATTCAGAATGACTTCAGTTATTATAGGAGGACAATAAGTCGCAACAGAATAAACAACATGCAT CTAGACATTGAGAATGAAGTAAACAATGAAATGGCCAATAGGATGTCCCTGTTTTATGCAGAAGCCACACCAATGCTGAAGACACTCAGTAATGCAACCACGCATTTTGTGTCAGAA AACAAAACATTGCCAATTGAAAATACAACGGACTGTCTAAGTACTATGGCTAGTGTATGTAAAGTCATGTTGGAAACACC agagTACAGGAGTAGATTCACCAGTGAAGAGACCCTTATGTTCTGCATGCGAGTAATGGTGGGAGTTATTATTCTGTATGATCACGTTCATCCTGTGGGAGCTTTCTCAAAGACATCAAAGATAGAT ATGAAGGGATGCATAAAAGTTCTAAAGGAACAACCACCTGACACTGTGGAAGGACTTCTGAATGCTCTCAG GTTCACTACAAAACACCTGAATGATGAATCTACTTCAAAACAAATTCGAGCTATGCTGCAGTAG
- the FAM49A gene encoding protein FAM49A isoform X3 translates to MRFAGMGNLLKVLTREIENYPHFFLDFENAQPTDGEREAIQNPNDIQLQEKAWNSVCPLVVRLKRFYEFSLRLEKALQSLLESLTCPPYTPTQHLEREQALAKEFAEILHFTLRFDELKMRNPAIQNDFSYYRRTISRNRINNMHLDIENEVNNEMANRMSLFYAEATPMLKTLSNATTHFVSENKTLPIENTTDCLSTMASVCKVMLETPEYRSRFTSEETLMFCMRVMVGVIILYDHVHPVGAFSKTSKIDMKGCIKVLKEQPPDTVEGLLNALRFTTKHLNDESTSKQIRAMLQ, encoded by the exons ATGAG GTTTGCTGGGATGGGTAATCTTCTTAAGGTCCTTACCAGGGAAATTGAAAACTATCCacattttttcctggattttgaAA atGCACAGCCCACAGATGGAGAAAGAGAG gcaATACAAAACCCCAATGATATCCAGTTGCAAGAAAAAGCTTGGAATTCAGTATGTCCACTGGTTGTAAGGCTGAAACGCTTTTACGAGTTTTCACTCAGATTAG AGAAAGCCCTGCAGAGCTTGTTGGAGTCCTTGACCTGCCCACCTTACACTCCAACTCAGCACCTGGAACGGGAACAGGCTCTAGCCAAAGAGTTTGCAGAAATCTTACATTTTACTCTTCGTTTTGATGAACTTAAG ATGAGAAACCCAGCAATTCAGAATGACTTCAGTTATTATAGGAGGACAATAAGTCGCAACAGAATAAACAACATGCAT CTAGACATTGAGAATGAAGTAAACAATGAAATGGCCAATAGGATGTCCCTGTTTTATGCAGAAGCCACACCAATGCTGAAGACACTCAGTAATGCAACCACGCATTTTGTGTCAGAA AACAAAACATTGCCAATTGAAAATACAACGGACTGTCTAAGTACTATGGCTAGTGTATGTAAAGTCATGTTGGAAACACC agagTACAGGAGTAGATTCACCAGTGAAGAGACCCTTATGTTCTGCATGCGAGTAATGGTGGGAGTTATTATTCTGTATGATCACGTTCATCCTGTGGGAGCTTTCTCAAAGACATCAAAGATAGAT ATGAAGGGATGCATAAAAGTTCTAAAGGAACAACCACCTGACACTGTGGAAGGACTTCTGAATGCTCTCAG GTTCACTACAAAACACCTGAATGATGAATCTACTTCAAAACAAATTCGAGCTATGCTGCAGTAG